In a single window of the Dreissena polymorpha isolate Duluth1 chromosome 3, UMN_Dpol_1.0, whole genome shotgun sequence genome:
- the LOC127872189 gene encoding uncharacterized protein LOC127872189, whose amino-acid sequence MLLLNCRLHLAALHSVANANRKQAETRQGGKRYRLSYPKYKAGHHVVKAVKENCTYDYVDELMAELLRIKEEYKSDANARAASGNILFSPPPLSSSANRILKSNGPDA is encoded by the exons atgttacttTTAAATTGCAGACTACATCTTGCTGCTTTGCATTCCGTGGCAAATGCAAACCGCAAGCAGGCTGAGACCAGACAGGGGGGAAAAAGATACAGACTCTCCTATCCTAAGTACAAGGCTGGACACCATGTGGTTAAAGCAGTTAAAGAGAATTGCACTTATG aCTATGTTGATGAACTAATGGCAGAGCTGCTTAGGATTAAAGAGGAGTACAAGAGCGATGCCAATGCAAGGGCTGCCTCTGGCAACATTCTGTTTTCACCGCCACCCCTGTCTTCATCTGCAAACAGAATCCTAAA GTCCAATGGGCCGGATGcttaa
- the LOC127874886 gene encoding uncharacterized protein LOC127874886: protein MDQTGVQVLTNGFEHLPQEEQNLQLYDMEDKVSQGSKQYKRRCCTRISNLVNVALLIFLCVPKTLAGDIKYSIDVKGSPCKGVNCRKCKLTVNASVGALKHTEGNDCRRYKFHTGYHNCTANPNWGCIGKCMNCSGACWNYSSMVENLGKQSPCTEDIDTIKCCTLLHMRPENHCRNRGKLFCEDHRQEPKCTCPVGWTGDTCETRMNETVTCKCFKTDITWNSFCGKNDMYNCTDDDRPKNWKKCRHNIERVTFSRCVCKKSEVHHSTKFLPECSQEILQPWVTSATSTNVPIVVLSGPDTIMVKPSNQAFLHCEVYGNPKPSVSWTKNGSPLRSRSRYKTFSNGTLLVRSATPGDADSYTCRADNGVSSPVERTIKLSLREMLVARIENLNGKVVEGGQILLTCVGKGYPEPAITWEKAGRALVSGGNVFISSNGGLTIRDATSGDTGTYTCIIANTDEKIEKSTSVQVEPKDKCEDKTSLIKCQEIVSARLCGYTMYYNICCNSCRRFVKGE, encoded by the exons GAGGACAAAGTCTCACAAGGCAGCAAACAATATAAGAGGCGTTGT TGTACACGTATCTCCAACCTCGTCAACGTGGCGTTGTTGATTTTCCTATGCGTCCCAAAAACTTTGGCAGGAGATATCA AATACAGCATCGACGTTAAAGGAAGTCCGTGTAAAGGAGTTAACTGCAGGAAGTGCAAATTGACTGTAAATGCCTCTGTTGGAGCATTAAAACATACTGAAG GTAATGATTGCCGACGCTATAAATTCCATACAG gTTATCACAACTGTACCGCTAATCCTAACTGGGGTTGCATCGGCAAGTGTATGAACTGCAGCGGCGCGTGTTGGAACTACAGCAGCATGGTTGAGAATCTGGGCAAACAATCGCCTTGCACAGAGGATATAGACACAATTAAGT GTTGCACGTTGCTGCATATGCGTCCGGAGAATCACTGTCGCAACCGCGGGAAATTATTTTGCGAAGATCATAGGCAAGAACCAAAATGCACGTGTCCGGTGGGATGGACCGGAGACACTTGTGAGACTCGAATGAATGAGACT GTGACCTGTAAATGCTTCAAGACCGACATCACGTGGAACTCTTTTTGTGGCAAAAATGATATGTACAATTGTACCGACGACGACAGGCCGAAAAACTGGAAAAAGTGCCGACATAACATTGAGAGGGTGACGTTCAGTCGATGTGTTTGTAAAAAGTCTGAAG TACATCACTCTACGAAATTCTTACCGGAATGTTCGCAGGAGATTCTACAGCCATGGGTAACGTCTGCAACGTCTACAAATG TTCCCATAGTAGTCCTGTCAGGCCCAGACACAATAATGGTGAAACCAAGCAATCAAGCGTTCTTGCATTGCGAGGTATACGGGAATCCCAAACCAAGCGTCTCATGGACCAAGAATGGTTCCCCTCTGCGATCGAGAAGCCGCTATAAGACATTCAGCAATGGCACACTTCTGGTACGCAGTGCCACTCCTGGGGACGCGGATAGTTACACGTGCCGCGCAGACAATGGGGTATCTTCTCCAGTTGAAAGAACAATTAAACTCTCACTTAGAG AAATGCTGGTGGCAAGAATCGAGAATCTTAATGGAAAGGTGGTGGAGGGAGGTCAAATCCTCCTGACCTGCGTGGGCAAAGGTTACCCTGAGCCTGCCATCACCTGGGAGAAGGCTGGACGAGCCCTTGTTTCTGGTGGCAATGTGTTCATCAGCAGTAACGGTGGTTTGACAATACGAGATGCAACTTCAGGTGATACAGGAACATACACCTGCATCATCGCCAATACAGATGAGAAGATTGAGAAATCAACATCAGTACAAGTTGAACCAAAAG ACAAATGTGAGGACAAGACCAGTCTAATTAAATGTCAAGAGATCGTCTCAGCTCGTCTCTGCGGCTACACCATGTACTACAATATCTGCTGCAACAGCTGTCGAAGATTCGTCAAAGGGGAATAG